A single region of the Anoplolepis gracilipes chromosome 1, ASM4749672v1, whole genome shotgun sequence genome encodes:
- the Ir93a gene encoding uncharacterized protein Ir93a isoform X2, whose protein sequence is MGKPLHWIIVLQPVSFAFAYRYDPWYRADTQRPVDVLTDVVNDLGVKILQQYSTHGNVAFSPTGVAFVLAALYEGSAGRGCQQIVEAIGLPSRDVTRIGLRDIHRRLRSYLNADGFLGGLTLSRENTRLRPEYEDILRFYGFDLSSIEQEANVTVNTGDSSGTTNFELPTSTVGSTIPMDSRNEPDTTTTLTITTLPSETTIAADAVQQNVTMDVIDVQSSTVTSTEPAVPSTSTSTASSLPAVTFGESTQPASTTVIADSQTNPITVLVANDQSSTVAAVDAGIETVANTIVPNAVTENAENANSNANVQVPHGLDTTTAADAGAMGDEIPTNISPTTIVVDATPVNNTFVTDANTVTSNSLIPAISTSLTSATNLTTSSSVIEIMTDNSVFSQSNVTSMDAPPARNTSEIISPTRDVTMTPIINDDDATASVPTTTISSMQAISTTASSDLVGNSNDSAITDSMNNQTISSLKENAVSMKKESGPDLKVIMNDGTVKDESPSLRERKARSPRGYFSSYPDEGIWMQNLEIWKSYSTVNPGESPAEDSSAEISFLVNGCDVSSVSASRYIAVLPFAYFPSLHAVALEFPLDDPRYNIILLMPTDKTDTHRLARDLSGKSLRLLRKRLQPTWVRATIPSFMLRGFVTLTSFLQRLGIVDVFEPRLADLSPMTSDLGVYARDVQQSIGVNIRNYMKPDRTHSRESSNVVPPRRDYYRYLPPGNGLFERAGPVSFTALHPFLYFIVDAETSVSLIAGRVEDPLNSRIL, encoded by the exons ATGGGAAAGCCATTGCACTGGATCATAGTATTGCAGC CAGTGTCGTTTGCGTTCGCTTATAGGTATGATCCTTGGTATCGCGCAGACACGCAACGTCCGGTCGACGTGCTCACCGACGTTGTCAACGATCTCGGGGTGAAGATTCTTCAGCAATATTCGACGCACGGAAACGTGGCGTTCTCACCCACGGGAGTCGCCTTCGTATTGGCAGCGCTCTACGAAGGATCCGCCGGTAGGGGATGTCAACAGATCGTTGAAGCTATAGGATTACCTTCCCGTGATGTTACCAGGATCGGTCTCAGAGATATCCACCGCCGATTGAGA AGTTACCTCAATGCCGATGGCTTCCTGGGTGGATTGACTCTAAGCAGGGAGAACACCAGACTCCGTCCCGAGTATGAAGACATCCTGAGGTTTTACGGCTTCGATCTGTCGAGTATCGAGCAAGAAGCGAACGTTACCGTCAATACGGGAGATTCTTCGGGTACAACCAACTTCGAACTTCCAACCTCTACTGTTGGTTCAACGATCCCAATGGATTCCAGAAATGAACCGgacacgacgacgacgttAACCATTACAACTCTTCCCTCGGAAACAACGATCGCAGCGGACGCTGTTCAACAAAACGTCACGATGGACGTAATCGACGTGCAATCGAGTACAGTCACGAGTACCGAACCAGCTGTTCCAAGCACGTCGACGTCGACGGCGAGTTCCTTACCTGCGGTTACTTTCGGCGAAAGTACTCAGCCAGCATCAACGACAGTCATCGCGGACAGTCAAACGAATCCGATCACGGTTCTTGTCGCGAACGATCAGAGTTCGACGGTCGCCGCCGTGGATGCTGGGATAGAAACTGTCGCGAATACCATCGTTCCTAATGCAGTTACAGAGAATGCAGAGAATGCAAATTCTAATGCGAATGTTCAAGTACCGCATGGCCTAGATACGACAACGGCTGCTGATGCCGGTGCGATGGGGGACGAGATACCGACAAATATTTCGCCGACTACGATTGTCGTCGACGCGACGCCTGTTAATAACACGTTTGTCACCGATGCAAATACCGTTACCTCGAATTCGTTAATTCCCGCGATATCGACGTCTTTAACCAGCGCTACAAACTTAACTACTTCGAGTTCCGTTATCGAAATCATGACAGATAACAGTGTTTTTTCCCAATCGAATGTGACATCGATGGACGCTCCACCAGCCAGAAATACTTCAGAGATAATTAGTCCTACGCGTGATGTCACAATGACGCCAATCATCAATGATGACGACGCTACAGCGTCTGttccgacgacgacgatatcATCTATGCAAGCGATAAGCACGACGGCTTCGAGCGATCTCGTCGGAAATTCGAATGACTCCGCGATCACCGATTCTATGAATAATCAGACGATCTCATCGTTGAAGGAGAATGCTGTTTCGATGAAGAAAGAATCGGGACCAGATTTGAAAGTTATAATGAACGATGGTACCGTTAAAGATGAGTCGCCGAGTCTACGCGAACGCAAAGCGAGAAGTCCACGTGGATACTTCTCTAGCTATCCAG ATGAAGGTATCTGGATGCAAAACCTGGAGATTTGGAAATCGTATAGCACGGTAAACCCGGGCGAATCCCCCGCTGAAGATTCTTCAGCGGAGATATCGTTTCTGGTGAACGGTTGCGATGTTTCCTCGGTATCGGCCTCGAGATACATCGCCGTGCTGCCTTTCGCGTACTTCCCATCGTTGCACGCTGTCGCGCTCGAGTTTCCTCTAGAT GATCCCCGGTACAACATTATACTTCTCATGCCGACGGATAAAACGGACACGCACCGTCTGGCGAGAGATCTCAGCGGGAAGTCATTGAGATTGTTGAGGAAGCGATTACAGCCTACTTGGGTCAGGGCCACGATACCTTCGTTCATGCTACGCGGTTTCGTCACGCTGACGTCATTTCTGCAAAGG TTGGGAATCGTGGACGTGTTCGAGCCGAGATTGGCCGATCTATCGCCCATGACATCCGACCTTGGTGTATACGCCCGGGACGTGCAACAGAGTATAGGGGTCAATATAAGGAATTACATGAAACCCGACCGTACCCATTCTCGTGAGTCGTCTAATGTCGTTCCACCTCGAAGGGACTATTATCGATATCTGCCTCCAG gtAACGGTCTGTTCGAGAGAGCCGGACCTGTATCTTTTACAGCTTTACATccctttctttattttattgtcgATGCCGAGACCTCGGTGAGTCTAATCGCCGGTCGAGTGGAGGATCCGCTTAATTCAAGAATACTGTAG
- the Ir93a gene encoding uncharacterized protein Ir93a isoform X4 produces the protein MGKPLHWIIVLQHTQRPVDVLTDVVNDLGVKILQQYSTHGNVAFSPTGVAFVLAALYEGSAGRGCQQIVEAIGLPSRDVTRIGLRDIHRRLRSYLNADGFLGGLTLSRENTRLRPEYEDILRFYGFDLSSIEQEANVTVNTGDSSGTTNFELPTSTVGSTIPMDSRNEPDTTTTLTITTLPSETTIAADAVQQNVTMDVIDVQSSTVTSTEPAVPSTSTSTASSLPAVTFGESTQPASTTVIADSQTNPITVLVANDQSSTVAAVDAGIETVANTIVPNAVTENAENANSNANVQVPHGLDTTTAADAGAMGDEIPTNISPTTIVVDATPVNNTFVTDANTVTSNSLIPAISTSLTSATNLTTSSSVIEIMTDNSVFSQSNVTSMDAPPARNTSEIISPTRDVTMTPIINDDDATASVPTTTISSMQAISTTASSDLVGNSNDSAITDSMNNQTISSLKENAVSMKKESGPDLKVIMNDGTVKDESPSLRERKARSPRGYFSSYPDEGIWMQNLEIWKSYSTVNPGESPAEDSSAEISFLVNGCDVSSVSASRYIAVLPFAYFPSLHAVALEFPLDDPRYNIILLMPTDKTDTHRLARDLSGKSLRLLRKRLQPTWVRATIPSFMLRGFVTLTSFLQRLGIVDVFEPRLADLSPMTSDLGVYARDVQQSIGVNIRNYMKPDRTHSRESSNVVPPRRDYYRYLPPGNGLFERAGPVSFTALHPFLYFIVDAETSVSLIAGRVEDPLNSRIL, from the exons ATGGGAAAGCCATTGCACTGGATCATAGTATTGCAGC ACACGCAACGTCCGGTCGACGTGCTCACCGACGTTGTCAACGATCTCGGGGTGAAGATTCTTCAGCAATATTCGACGCACGGAAACGTGGCGTTCTCACCCACGGGAGTCGCCTTCGTATTGGCAGCGCTCTACGAAGGATCCGCCGGTAGGGGATGTCAACAGATCGTTGAAGCTATAGGATTACCTTCCCGTGATGTTACCAGGATCGGTCTCAGAGATATCCACCGCCGATTGAGA AGTTACCTCAATGCCGATGGCTTCCTGGGTGGATTGACTCTAAGCAGGGAGAACACCAGACTCCGTCCCGAGTATGAAGACATCCTGAGGTTTTACGGCTTCGATCTGTCGAGTATCGAGCAAGAAGCGAACGTTACCGTCAATACGGGAGATTCTTCGGGTACAACCAACTTCGAACTTCCAACCTCTACTGTTGGTTCAACGATCCCAATGGATTCCAGAAATGAACCGgacacgacgacgacgttAACCATTACAACTCTTCCCTCGGAAACAACGATCGCAGCGGACGCTGTTCAACAAAACGTCACGATGGACGTAATCGACGTGCAATCGAGTACAGTCACGAGTACCGAACCAGCTGTTCCAAGCACGTCGACGTCGACGGCGAGTTCCTTACCTGCGGTTACTTTCGGCGAAAGTACTCAGCCAGCATCAACGACAGTCATCGCGGACAGTCAAACGAATCCGATCACGGTTCTTGTCGCGAACGATCAGAGTTCGACGGTCGCCGCCGTGGATGCTGGGATAGAAACTGTCGCGAATACCATCGTTCCTAATGCAGTTACAGAGAATGCAGAGAATGCAAATTCTAATGCGAATGTTCAAGTACCGCATGGCCTAGATACGACAACGGCTGCTGATGCCGGTGCGATGGGGGACGAGATACCGACAAATATTTCGCCGACTACGATTGTCGTCGACGCGACGCCTGTTAATAACACGTTTGTCACCGATGCAAATACCGTTACCTCGAATTCGTTAATTCCCGCGATATCGACGTCTTTAACCAGCGCTACAAACTTAACTACTTCGAGTTCCGTTATCGAAATCATGACAGATAACAGTGTTTTTTCCCAATCGAATGTGACATCGATGGACGCTCCACCAGCCAGAAATACTTCAGAGATAATTAGTCCTACGCGTGATGTCACAATGACGCCAATCATCAATGATGACGACGCTACAGCGTCTGttccgacgacgacgatatcATCTATGCAAGCGATAAGCACGACGGCTTCGAGCGATCTCGTCGGAAATTCGAATGACTCCGCGATCACCGATTCTATGAATAATCAGACGATCTCATCGTTGAAGGAGAATGCTGTTTCGATGAAGAAAGAATCGGGACCAGATTTGAAAGTTATAATGAACGATGGTACCGTTAAAGATGAGTCGCCGAGTCTACGCGAACGCAAAGCGAGAAGTCCACGTGGATACTTCTCTAGCTATCCAG ATGAAGGTATCTGGATGCAAAACCTGGAGATTTGGAAATCGTATAGCACGGTAAACCCGGGCGAATCCCCCGCTGAAGATTCTTCAGCGGAGATATCGTTTCTGGTGAACGGTTGCGATGTTTCCTCGGTATCGGCCTCGAGATACATCGCCGTGCTGCCTTTCGCGTACTTCCCATCGTTGCACGCTGTCGCGCTCGAGTTTCCTCTAGAT GATCCCCGGTACAACATTATACTTCTCATGCCGACGGATAAAACGGACACGCACCGTCTGGCGAGAGATCTCAGCGGGAAGTCATTGAGATTGTTGAGGAAGCGATTACAGCCTACTTGGGTCAGGGCCACGATACCTTCGTTCATGCTACGCGGTTTCGTCACGCTGACGTCATTTCTGCAAAGG TTGGGAATCGTGGACGTGTTCGAGCCGAGATTGGCCGATCTATCGCCCATGACATCCGACCTTGGTGTATACGCCCGGGACGTGCAACAGAGTATAGGGGTCAATATAAGGAATTACATGAAACCCGACCGTACCCATTCTCGTGAGTCGTCTAATGTCGTTCCACCTCGAAGGGACTATTATCGATATCTGCCTCCAG gtAACGGTCTGTTCGAGAGAGCCGGACCTGTATCTTTTACAGCTTTACATccctttctttattttattgtcgATGCCGAGACCTCGGTGAGTCTAATCGCCGGTCGAGTGGAGGATCCGCTTAATTCAAGAATACTGTAG
- the Ir93a gene encoding uncharacterized protein Ir93a isoform X5 has product MGKPLHWIIVLQPVSFAFAYRYDPWYRADTQRPVDVLTDVVNDLGVKILQQYSTHGNVAFSPTGVAFVLAALYEGSAGRGCQQIVEAIGLPSRDVTRIGLRDIHRRLRSYLNADGFLGGLTLSRENTRLRPEYEDILRFYGFDLSSIEQEANVTVNTGDSSGTTNFELPTSTVGSTIPMDSRNEPDTTTTLTITTLPSETTIAADAVQQNVTMDVIDVQSSTVTSTEPAVPSTSTSTASSLPAVTFGESTQPASTTVIADSQTNPITVLVANDQSSTVAAVDAGIETVANTIVPNAVTENAENANSNANVQVPHGLDTTTAADAGAMGDEIPTNISPTTIVVDATPVNNTFVTDANTVTSNSLIPAISTSLTSATNLTTSSSVIEIMTDNSVFSQSNVTSMDAPPARNTSEIISPTRDVTMTPIINDDDATASVPTTTISSMQAISTTASSDLVGNSNDSAITDSMNNQTISSLKENAVSMKKESGPDLKVIMNDGTVKDESPSLRERKARSPRGYFSSYPDEGIWMQNLEIWKSYSTVNPGESPAEDSSAEISFLVNGCDVSSVSASRYIAVLPFAYFPSLHAVALEFPLDDPRYNIILLMPTDKTDTHRLARDLSGKSLRLLRKRLQPTWVRATIPSFMLRGFVTLTSFLQRLGIVDVFEPRLADLSPMTSDLGVYARDVQQSIGVNIRNYMKPDRTHSRNGLFERAGPVSFTALHPFLYFIVDAETSVSLIAGRVEDPLNSRIL; this is encoded by the exons ATGGGAAAGCCATTGCACTGGATCATAGTATTGCAGC CAGTGTCGTTTGCGTTCGCTTATAGGTATGATCCTTGGTATCGCGCAGACACGCAACGTCCGGTCGACGTGCTCACCGACGTTGTCAACGATCTCGGGGTGAAGATTCTTCAGCAATATTCGACGCACGGAAACGTGGCGTTCTCACCCACGGGAGTCGCCTTCGTATTGGCAGCGCTCTACGAAGGATCCGCCGGTAGGGGATGTCAACAGATCGTTGAAGCTATAGGATTACCTTCCCGTGATGTTACCAGGATCGGTCTCAGAGATATCCACCGCCGATTGAGA AGTTACCTCAATGCCGATGGCTTCCTGGGTGGATTGACTCTAAGCAGGGAGAACACCAGACTCCGTCCCGAGTATGAAGACATCCTGAGGTTTTACGGCTTCGATCTGTCGAGTATCGAGCAAGAAGCGAACGTTACCGTCAATACGGGAGATTCTTCGGGTACAACCAACTTCGAACTTCCAACCTCTACTGTTGGTTCAACGATCCCAATGGATTCCAGAAATGAACCGgacacgacgacgacgttAACCATTACAACTCTTCCCTCGGAAACAACGATCGCAGCGGACGCTGTTCAACAAAACGTCACGATGGACGTAATCGACGTGCAATCGAGTACAGTCACGAGTACCGAACCAGCTGTTCCAAGCACGTCGACGTCGACGGCGAGTTCCTTACCTGCGGTTACTTTCGGCGAAAGTACTCAGCCAGCATCAACGACAGTCATCGCGGACAGTCAAACGAATCCGATCACGGTTCTTGTCGCGAACGATCAGAGTTCGACGGTCGCCGCCGTGGATGCTGGGATAGAAACTGTCGCGAATACCATCGTTCCTAATGCAGTTACAGAGAATGCAGAGAATGCAAATTCTAATGCGAATGTTCAAGTACCGCATGGCCTAGATACGACAACGGCTGCTGATGCCGGTGCGATGGGGGACGAGATACCGACAAATATTTCGCCGACTACGATTGTCGTCGACGCGACGCCTGTTAATAACACGTTTGTCACCGATGCAAATACCGTTACCTCGAATTCGTTAATTCCCGCGATATCGACGTCTTTAACCAGCGCTACAAACTTAACTACTTCGAGTTCCGTTATCGAAATCATGACAGATAACAGTGTTTTTTCCCAATCGAATGTGACATCGATGGACGCTCCACCAGCCAGAAATACTTCAGAGATAATTAGTCCTACGCGTGATGTCACAATGACGCCAATCATCAATGATGACGACGCTACAGCGTCTGttccgacgacgacgatatcATCTATGCAAGCGATAAGCACGACGGCTTCGAGCGATCTCGTCGGAAATTCGAATGACTCCGCGATCACCGATTCTATGAATAATCAGACGATCTCATCGTTGAAGGAGAATGCTGTTTCGATGAAGAAAGAATCGGGACCAGATTTGAAAGTTATAATGAACGATGGTACCGTTAAAGATGAGTCGCCGAGTCTACGCGAACGCAAAGCGAGAAGTCCACGTGGATACTTCTCTAGCTATCCAG ATGAAGGTATCTGGATGCAAAACCTGGAGATTTGGAAATCGTATAGCACGGTAAACCCGGGCGAATCCCCCGCTGAAGATTCTTCAGCGGAGATATCGTTTCTGGTGAACGGTTGCGATGTTTCCTCGGTATCGGCCTCGAGATACATCGCCGTGCTGCCTTTCGCGTACTTCCCATCGTTGCACGCTGTCGCGCTCGAGTTTCCTCTAGAT GATCCCCGGTACAACATTATACTTCTCATGCCGACGGATAAAACGGACACGCACCGTCTGGCGAGAGATCTCAGCGGGAAGTCATTGAGATTGTTGAGGAAGCGATTACAGCCTACTTGGGTCAGGGCCACGATACCTTCGTTCATGCTACGCGGTTTCGTCACGCTGACGTCATTTCTGCAAAGG TTGGGAATCGTGGACGTGTTCGAGCCGAGATTGGCCGATCTATCGCCCATGACATCCGACCTTGGTGTATACGCCCGGGACGTGCAACAGAGTATAGGGGTCAATATAAGGAATTACATGAAACCCGACCGTACCCATTCTC gtAACGGTCTGTTCGAGAGAGCCGGACCTGTATCTTTTACAGCTTTACATccctttctttattttattgtcgATGCCGAGACCTCGGTGAGTCTAATCGCCGGTCGAGTGGAGGATCCGCTTAATTCAAGAATACTGTAG
- the Ir93a gene encoding uncharacterized protein Ir93a isoform X3, which translates to MGKPLHWIIVLQLSFAFAYRYDPWYRADTQRPVDVLTDVVNDLGVKILQQYSTHGNVAFSPTGVAFVLAALYEGSAGRGCQQIVEAIGLPSRDVTRIGLRDIHRRLRSYLNADGFLGGLTLSRENTRLRPEYEDILRFYGFDLSSIEQEANVTVNTGDSSGTTNFELPTSTVGSTIPMDSRNEPDTTTTLTITTLPSETTIAADAVQQNVTMDVIDVQSSTVTSTEPAVPSTSTSTASSLPAVTFGESTQPASTTVIADSQTNPITVLVANDQSSTVAAVDAGIETVANTIVPNAVTENAENANSNANVQVPHGLDTTTAADAGAMGDEIPTNISPTTIVVDATPVNNTFVTDANTVTSNSLIPAISTSLTSATNLTTSSSVIEIMTDNSVFSQSNVTSMDAPPARNTSEIISPTRDVTMTPIINDDDATASVPTTTISSMQAISTTASSDLVGNSNDSAITDSMNNQTISSLKENAVSMKKESGPDLKVIMNDGTVKDESPSLRERKARSPRGYFSSYPDEGIWMQNLEIWKSYSTVNPGESPAEDSSAEISFLVNGCDVSSVSASRYIAVLPFAYFPSLHAVALEFPLDDPRYNIILLMPTDKTDTHRLARDLSGKSLRLLRKRLQPTWVRATIPSFMLRGFVTLTSFLQRLGIVDVFEPRLADLSPMTSDLGVYARDVQQSIGVNIRNYMKPDRTHSRESSNVVPPRRDYYRYLPPGNGLFERAGPVSFTALHPFLYFIVDAETSVSLIAGRVEDPLNSRIL; encoded by the exons ATGGGAAAGCCATTGCACTGGATCATAGTATTGCAGC TGTCGTTTGCGTTCGCTTATAGGTATGATCCTTGGTATCGCGCAGACACGCAACGTCCGGTCGACGTGCTCACCGACGTTGTCAACGATCTCGGGGTGAAGATTCTTCAGCAATATTCGACGCACGGAAACGTGGCGTTCTCACCCACGGGAGTCGCCTTCGTATTGGCAGCGCTCTACGAAGGATCCGCCGGTAGGGGATGTCAACAGATCGTTGAAGCTATAGGATTACCTTCCCGTGATGTTACCAGGATCGGTCTCAGAGATATCCACCGCCGATTGAGA AGTTACCTCAATGCCGATGGCTTCCTGGGTGGATTGACTCTAAGCAGGGAGAACACCAGACTCCGTCCCGAGTATGAAGACATCCTGAGGTTTTACGGCTTCGATCTGTCGAGTATCGAGCAAGAAGCGAACGTTACCGTCAATACGGGAGATTCTTCGGGTACAACCAACTTCGAACTTCCAACCTCTACTGTTGGTTCAACGATCCCAATGGATTCCAGAAATGAACCGgacacgacgacgacgttAACCATTACAACTCTTCCCTCGGAAACAACGATCGCAGCGGACGCTGTTCAACAAAACGTCACGATGGACGTAATCGACGTGCAATCGAGTACAGTCACGAGTACCGAACCAGCTGTTCCAAGCACGTCGACGTCGACGGCGAGTTCCTTACCTGCGGTTACTTTCGGCGAAAGTACTCAGCCAGCATCAACGACAGTCATCGCGGACAGTCAAACGAATCCGATCACGGTTCTTGTCGCGAACGATCAGAGTTCGACGGTCGCCGCCGTGGATGCTGGGATAGAAACTGTCGCGAATACCATCGTTCCTAATGCAGTTACAGAGAATGCAGAGAATGCAAATTCTAATGCGAATGTTCAAGTACCGCATGGCCTAGATACGACAACGGCTGCTGATGCCGGTGCGATGGGGGACGAGATACCGACAAATATTTCGCCGACTACGATTGTCGTCGACGCGACGCCTGTTAATAACACGTTTGTCACCGATGCAAATACCGTTACCTCGAATTCGTTAATTCCCGCGATATCGACGTCTTTAACCAGCGCTACAAACTTAACTACTTCGAGTTCCGTTATCGAAATCATGACAGATAACAGTGTTTTTTCCCAATCGAATGTGACATCGATGGACGCTCCACCAGCCAGAAATACTTCAGAGATAATTAGTCCTACGCGTGATGTCACAATGACGCCAATCATCAATGATGACGACGCTACAGCGTCTGttccgacgacgacgatatcATCTATGCAAGCGATAAGCACGACGGCTTCGAGCGATCTCGTCGGAAATTCGAATGACTCCGCGATCACCGATTCTATGAATAATCAGACGATCTCATCGTTGAAGGAGAATGCTGTTTCGATGAAGAAAGAATCGGGACCAGATTTGAAAGTTATAATGAACGATGGTACCGTTAAAGATGAGTCGCCGAGTCTACGCGAACGCAAAGCGAGAAGTCCACGTGGATACTTCTCTAGCTATCCAG ATGAAGGTATCTGGATGCAAAACCTGGAGATTTGGAAATCGTATAGCACGGTAAACCCGGGCGAATCCCCCGCTGAAGATTCTTCAGCGGAGATATCGTTTCTGGTGAACGGTTGCGATGTTTCCTCGGTATCGGCCTCGAGATACATCGCCGTGCTGCCTTTCGCGTACTTCCCATCGTTGCACGCTGTCGCGCTCGAGTTTCCTCTAGAT GATCCCCGGTACAACATTATACTTCTCATGCCGACGGATAAAACGGACACGCACCGTCTGGCGAGAGATCTCAGCGGGAAGTCATTGAGATTGTTGAGGAAGCGATTACAGCCTACTTGGGTCAGGGCCACGATACCTTCGTTCATGCTACGCGGTTTCGTCACGCTGACGTCATTTCTGCAAAGG TTGGGAATCGTGGACGTGTTCGAGCCGAGATTGGCCGATCTATCGCCCATGACATCCGACCTTGGTGTATACGCCCGGGACGTGCAACAGAGTATAGGGGTCAATATAAGGAATTACATGAAACCCGACCGTACCCATTCTCGTGAGTCGTCTAATGTCGTTCCACCTCGAAGGGACTATTATCGATATCTGCCTCCAG gtAACGGTCTGTTCGAGAGAGCCGGACCTGTATCTTTTACAGCTTTACATccctttctttattttattgtcgATGCCGAGACCTCGGTGAGTCTAATCGCCGGTCGAGTGGAGGATCCGCTTAATTCAAGAATACTGTAG